A single region of the Elusimicrobiota bacterium genome encodes:
- a CDS encoding acyl-CoA dehydratase activase codes for MNKIFLGIDVGSVSTNVAAIDPGGTVLAEEYIRTNGQPIESVKLGLKNVKAKIDTNTDICGVGVTGSGRQLISIMVGADVVKNEITAHAGAAVHYYPDVKTVFEIGGQDSKLIIIRDQMVTDFSMNTVCAAGTGSFLDHQSERLGIPIEQFGDHAVSSSENVRIAGRCTVFAESDMVAKQQFGFTKSDIIKGLCDALVRNYINNLCRGKTLAPPYVFQGGVAANKGIIAAFEKELNSKVIVPEYYGVMGAIGAALLAKSFMQLSKGTSRFRGFDVSNLGFKPGTFECNGCSNMCEVVKVEIQGKPVAMWGDKCMKWTNSVI; via the coding sequence ATGAACAAAATATTTTTAGGTATCGACGTGGGGTCTGTAAGTACTAACGTTGCTGCGATTGATCCCGGCGGAACCGTACTTGCGGAAGAGTATATCCGTACAAACGGGCAGCCGATTGAAAGCGTGAAACTTGGCCTGAAGAATGTTAAGGCAAAGATTGATACAAACACTGATATCTGCGGAGTAGGCGTTACCGGCAGCGGACGGCAGTTGATAAGTATTATGGTTGGTGCGGATGTTGTGAAAAACGAAATCACTGCGCATGCCGGTGCGGCTGTGCATTATTACCCTGATGTAAAAACAGTGTTTGAAATCGGGGGACAGGATTCTAAACTTATCATTATCCGTGACCAGATGGTGACAGATTTTTCTATGAACACGGTTTGCGCTGCAGGGACAGGGTCGTTCCTTGATCACCAGTCTGAACGGCTTGGGATTCCGATTGAACAGTTTGGCGATCACGCGGTGTCGTCGTCGGAGAATGTGCGTATTGCCGGGAGGTGTACGGTATTCGCGGAATCAGATATGGTTGCGAAACAGCAGTTCGGGTTTACAAAATCTGATATTATCAAAGGCTTGTGCGATGCGCTGGTACGGAATTATATTAATAACCTTTGCCGGGGAAAAACATTGGCCCCGCCGTATGTGTTCCAGGGCGGTGTTGCTGCAAATAAGGGTATTATCGCGGCGTTTGAGAAGGAGTTAAACAGTAAGGTTATTGTCCCGGAGTATTACGGCGTAATGGGTGCAATCGGTGCGGCATTACTCGCGAAAAGTTTTATGCAGTTATCTAAAGGCACGTCACGGTTCCGGGGGTTCGATGTATCAAACCTGGGCTTTAAACCCGGTACGTTTGAGTGTAACGGATGTTCGAACATGTGCGAGGTTGTGAAAGTGGAGATCCAGGGTAAGCCTGTGGCAATGTGGGGGGATAAGTGTATGAAGTGGACTAACTCGGTGATATGA
- a CDS encoding TetR/AcrR family transcriptional regulator, whose amino-acid sequence MMKDTKQKIIFTAIKIFASKGLHGTRMEEIAKHAKVNKAMVYYYFASKDKLFREAVLQILMKIFEGILVELAEYEHQNTNEIMKVEHLVRKHFRVFSENPDYCKLLLEAVATESDVFQDAMDSIKKNTGLFLPDLFNRFFSEGVKKNVFRKINPQQVLISVMGMNLIYFIERPIAKIWFQKQKSNESKFIKEREESIIDLLLYGIVKR is encoded by the coding sequence ATGATGAAGGATACAAAACAAAAAATTATTTTTACGGCAATAAAGATTTTTGCGTCAAAGGGTTTGCATGGGACGAGGATGGAAGAAATAGCGAAACATGCAAAGGTTAATAAAGCGATGGTGTACTACTATTTCGCGAGTAAGGACAAGCTTTTTCGTGAAGCCGTACTTCAGATATTGATGAAAATATTCGAGGGTATACTCGTAGAACTCGCGGAGTATGAACATCAGAATACAAATGAAATTATGAAGGTCGAGCATTTAGTTCGCAAACATTTCCGCGTATTTTCCGAGAATCCGGATTACTGTAAACTATTGCTGGAAGCCGTGGCAACAGAGTCTGATGTGTTTCAGGATGCTATGGATAGTATAAAGAAAAATACAGGGCTTTTTCTTCCTGATTTGTTTAACCGCTTTTTTTCTGAAGGTGTAAAAAAGAATGTGTTCCGTAAGATCAACCCGCAGCAGGTGCTAATAAGTGTTATGGGTATGAATCTAATTTATTTTATTGAACGCCCTATCGCGAAGATATGGTTTCAGAAGCAGAAGAGTAATGAATCTAAGTTCATTAAGGAACGTGAGGAAAGTATTATTGATCTTCTGTTGTATGGAATAGTCAAACGCTGA